One part of the Candidatus Aquiluna sp. UB-MaderosW2red genome encodes these proteins:
- a CDS encoding DMT family transporter has protein sequence MFPPEILRAVAILLAVIGAIFLSLGAQFQNDAVGKNQVSKQVSIGSLSFKQVLSLLKRPRWLTGTSFLVLAVVFQLGALALAPLIVVQPIGAIALIITSILNARIHKVRLDLRTFLAIGLTMFGVGTFVFFAAFSATQVKMSDGKLLVIVGILFGLLAIFGALFYFSNGKVGPLNYIFGAGVLYGFVASLAKVVLTRVSQGDFDWLTLLAAVALISAAILGGWFVQNAYASGPPDLVIAGLTVIDPAVAVGIGIVILGEASEAGLLQILGFGVAGAIAAAGVIMLSKVHPELSKQIESYD, from the coding sequence TTGTTTCCACCTGAAATTCTTCGAGCCGTCGCCATTTTGCTGGCGGTCATCGGGGCTATATTTCTCTCCTTGGGGGCGCAATTCCAGAACGACGCTGTCGGCAAGAATCAAGTTTCAAAGCAAGTCTCGATAGGGTCTTTATCCTTCAAGCAGGTGCTGAGTCTCCTCAAGCGCCCTAGATGGCTAACTGGAACTTCATTTTTAGTATTGGCAGTTGTTTTCCAGTTGGGAGCACTTGCACTTGCTCCGCTGATTGTGGTTCAGCCAATAGGCGCAATTGCTTTGATCATCACCTCAATTCTGAACGCGCGAATTCATAAAGTTAGATTGGACTTGAGGACCTTTCTGGCAATCGGCCTGACTATGTTTGGGGTTGGAACCTTCGTATTCTTTGCCGCATTTAGTGCCACTCAGGTCAAGATGAGCGACGGAAAACTATTGGTCATAGTCGGCATCTTATTTGGCTTATTGGCCATATTTGGGGCTTTGTTCTACTTCAGCAATGGCAAGGTTGGGCCGCTCAACTACATTTTTGGCGCCGGTGTGCTCTACGGATTCGTGGCTTCGCTGGCCAAGGTCGTGCTCACACGAGTGTCTCAGGGTGATTTTGATTGGCTCACTTTACTAGCGGCCGTTGCTTTGATTTCGGCGGCCATTCTTGGGGGCTGGTTTGTGCAAAACGCCTACGCATCGGGTCCTCCGGATCTGGTTATTGCGGGCCTGACCGTCATCGACCCGGCTGTCGCCGTTGGCATAGGCATTGTTATCCTTGGGGAAGCTTCGGAAGCGGGGTTGTTGCAAATTTTAGGTTTCGGGGTAGCCGGTGCGATCGCGGCGGCCGGTGTAATTATGCTCAGCAAGGTTCATCCTGAACTTTCCAAGCAAATAGAGAGTTATGACTAA
- a CDS encoding AMP-binding protein, translated as MTQHPWLNHYPSDVPHQLAEVPFAHLPAMIKSATDRYSKTTAFTQVMPNGMNGSLSFEQVDKLSDDFAAYLRDVAGLSQGDRVAVQMPNCLSYPIVAFGVMKAGLVLVNTNPLYTATEMAYQFSDSGATALVVIDMFADRLPEVLPKTKIKTVVTLGISEFFPGPVSGIIRATQKYWSRTLPKITIEHTKFKDALALGRKSGSAEKAVGYLTGIGSDSIAALQYTGGTTGVSKGAMLTHGNLVTNTLQMISMCGSYMRPGVEIVLTALPLYHIFAFTVNLLGFFHIGARNILVPSPRPPSNLKRAFENYKITWLSGVNTLFNALLNERWFADSPPKHLRASAAGGMALFESVATRWRDVTGTPIVEGYGLTESSPVLTFNPLGGLQKDGTIGIPVPSTQIRCVDEDGNDAPVGVPGELIARGPQIMKGYWQRDEDTAMSLEGGWLRTGDIAQMDADGYFTIVDRKKDMILVSGFNVYPNEVEEQIGAIEGVLEVGVIGVPDENSGEKVRAFVVTTQPAPSAESIIAYCREHLSAYKVPQKVIFVDELPKSPIGKILRRELRTSVLAGGITETKPINTSAEDAN; from the coding sequence ATGACTCAGCACCCATGGCTTAATCATTACCCGAGTGATGTTCCTCACCAGCTGGCCGAGGTCCCCTTTGCGCATCTTCCAGCGATGATTAAATCGGCTACCGATAGGTACTCAAAGACGACCGCTTTTACTCAAGTCATGCCCAATGGTATGAACGGCTCGTTATCCTTCGAGCAAGTGGACAAGCTAAGCGATGATTTTGCTGCCTATTTACGAGATGTGGCGGGACTATCTCAGGGTGATCGAGTCGCGGTTCAGATGCCAAACTGCCTCAGCTACCCGATTGTCGCCTTTGGTGTCATGAAAGCCGGGTTGGTTTTGGTGAACACCAATCCTCTTTACACGGCCACCGAGATGGCGTATCAATTTTCTGATTCCGGTGCAACGGCTCTTGTGGTCATAGATATGTTTGCCGATCGACTGCCCGAGGTGTTGCCAAAGACCAAGATAAAGACCGTAGTTACTCTGGGGATTTCGGAGTTTTTTCCTGGTCCAGTTTCTGGAATTATTAGGGCAACCCAGAAGTATTGGAGCCGTACGTTACCTAAGATCACCATCGAACACACCAAATTTAAGGACGCTCTCGCCCTCGGTAGAAAGTCTGGATCTGCTGAAAAGGCCGTCGGATATCTCACCGGAATAGGCAGTGACTCGATAGCTGCGCTTCAGTACACTGGCGGCACAACCGGTGTCTCCAAGGGCGCCATGCTCACCCATGGAAACCTGGTGACTAACACTTTGCAAATGATTTCGATGTGCGGTTCTTATATGCGCCCAGGCGTTGAGATCGTGCTCACCGCGTTACCGCTGTATCACATCTTTGCTTTTACTGTGAATTTGCTTGGCTTTTTCCACATCGGAGCTCGCAATATCTTGGTGCCATCGCCGAGACCACCAAGCAACCTCAAGCGAGCGTTTGAAAACTATAAGATCACTTGGCTCAGTGGAGTAAATACTTTGTTTAACGCTTTACTGAATGAGCGCTGGTTTGCGGATAGCCCGCCGAAGCATCTGAGGGCCTCTGCTGCAGGAGGCATGGCGCTGTTCGAGTCGGTAGCCACGCGTTGGCGCGATGTAACCGGCACTCCAATTGTGGAGGGCTACGGTCTCACCGAGTCCTCACCAGTTCTCACGTTCAACCCTCTCGGTGGACTTCAGAAGGATGGCACTATCGGCATCCCAGTTCCCTCAACTCAGATACGTTGCGTTGATGAGGACGGTAATGACGCCCCGGTAGGTGTCCCTGGAGAGCTCATCGCCCGCGGGCCGCAGATTATGAAGGGCTACTGGCAGCGTGATGAGGACACTGCTATGAGCCTCGAGGGCGGCTGGTTAAGAACCGGGGACATCGCACAGATGGACGCGGATGGCTACTTCACGATTGTTGATCGCAAGAAGGACATGATTCTAGTGTCTGGCTTCAACGTTTATCCGAACGAAGTTGAAGAGCAGATTGGCGCCATCGAAGGCGTTCTTGAGGTTGGCGTGATCGGGGTTCCTGATGAAAATAGCGGCGAAAAAGTCAGGGCTTTTGTTGTGACAACTCAGCCTGCACCAAGTGCCGAGTCAATAATTGCCTATTGCCGTGAGCACCTCTCAGCTTATAAAGTGCCGCAAAAAGTGATCTTTGTGGATGAGCTTCCAAAGAGTCCGATTGGCAAGATTCTTAGACGCGAGCTCAGGACCTCAGTTCTGGCTGGCGGGATTACAGAGACCAAGCCAATCAACACGAGTGCAGAGGATGCCAACTGA
- a CDS encoding nucleoside hydrolase encodes MPTSIILDCDPGHDDAVAILLAVSSPEIDLKAVTTCFGNCSIEDATRNALRILTLAGATSVPVAQGAGVPLKQSLELGNYVHGASGLDGPEMPEPGMKLSELSAVELMHRILEESDTAITVVVTGPMTNMAQLLRDYPNSLEKITEVIFMGGSTERGNHTPSAEFNTFADPEALDEVIKSGVPLRMVGLNLTHQALAVPSVVERMQAMNHVIGKTCAEWMGFFGSSYRSVWSFEAPPVHDPCTIAALIDPTLIQWQSTFLAVELDGKWSRGETIVDLHNRYELQANASVAIKLDSKRYWDLVLESIERLGRSQS; translated from the coding sequence ATGCCCACATCAATTATTCTTGACTGCGACCCCGGGCACGATGACGCCGTTGCGATTCTTCTAGCGGTCTCCTCCCCTGAGATAGACCTGAAAGCCGTAACAACCTGTTTTGGAAACTGTTCGATTGAAGACGCAACTAGAAATGCGCTACGCATTTTGACTTTGGCCGGTGCCACTAGTGTTCCAGTGGCGCAAGGGGCCGGGGTGCCGCTAAAGCAGTCACTTGAGCTTGGCAATTACGTTCACGGAGCAAGTGGGCTAGATGGACCAGAGATGCCAGAGCCCGGTATGAAGCTTAGCGAGCTCAGTGCGGTGGAACTTATGCATCGTATTCTCGAAGAAAGCGACACAGCTATAACCGTAGTTGTTACCGGTCCAATGACAAATATGGCCCAGTTGCTGCGGGATTATCCAAACAGCTTGGAGAAAATCACCGAAGTTATCTTTATGGGAGGATCAACCGAGCGTGGTAACCATACCCCTTCGGCCGAGTTCAACACCTTTGCGGACCCAGAAGCGCTAGACGAGGTTATCAAATCCGGAGTCCCCCTAAGGATGGTAGGCCTTAACCTCACCCACCAGGCGCTGGCCGTGCCATCAGTCGTTGAGCGCATGCAGGCCATGAATCACGTAATTGGTAAAACTTGCGCGGAATGGATGGGATTTTTTGGAAGCTCTTACCGTTCAGTCTGGAGTTTCGAGGCTCCGCCTGTGCACGACCCTTGTACTATTGCCGCCCTTATTGACCCAACATTAATTCAGTGGCAGAGCACGTTTTTGGCTGTGGAACTGGATGGAAAGTGGAGTAGAGGAGAAACCATCGTTGATTTACACAATCGCTATGAGCTCCAAGCCAACGCGAGTGTCGCAATTAAACTTGACTCCAAAAGGTACTGGGATTTAGTCCTCGAATCTATCGAACGCTTGGGCAGGTCTCAATCTTGA
- a CDS encoding bile acid:sodium symporter family protein, protein MINTITFLTQVTVSEQDVVTPFEQNLMVAMVFAIMFGLGAGLTPRDFKLAIKRPWGLVIGWLTQFGIMPLLAFTLIIIFLWQLPMEYAAPVALGALLMGSVPAGTTSNIFTYFSKGNLALSVIMTTNSTLWAILMTPLVLALYGRVLFADNEEFQIPITNIVITLFLLLIPVVGGMLIRRYSANIGAFLELMGGFFGLFFIVFLLVTWVPRNWELLAATPWQTYTVAIGLGLFGIAIAFTIAKLLKLHPMNVRTIALETGIQNGPLALAIVLLTFGGTPNVGLILIVPALYSLFIVLVSTAVTFWFRRANVAEEQKIPNLL, encoded by the coding sequence ATGATAAATACGATAACTTTTTTGACCCAGGTAACAGTTTCCGAGCAAGATGTGGTGACTCCCTTCGAGCAAAACCTCATGGTTGCAATGGTCTTTGCCATCATGTTCGGCCTCGGGGCAGGTTTGACACCAAGAGATTTTAAGCTTGCGATCAAGCGCCCCTGGGGGCTTGTTATCGGTTGGTTAACTCAATTCGGAATCATGCCACTTTTGGCCTTCACGCTTATCATCATATTTTTGTGGCAGCTCCCCATGGAGTATGCCGCGCCGGTGGCTCTGGGTGCCTTATTGATGGGTTCTGTTCCGGCAGGAACCACCTCAAACATTTTTACCTATTTCTCAAAGGGTAACTTGGCCTTGAGCGTAATCATGACCACGAACTCGACCCTCTGGGCAATCCTGATGACGCCGCTTGTGTTAGCTCTCTACGGACGCGTTCTTTTCGCGGATAACGAAGAGTTTCAAATTCCGATCACCAATATCGTGATTACGCTATTCCTCTTGCTTATTCCGGTGGTCGGTGGGATGCTCATCCGCCGCTACAGCGCAAACATAGGGGCATTCTTAGAATTGATGGGGGGCTTTTTTGGCTTGTTCTTTATCGTGTTCCTACTGGTTACTTGGGTGCCAAGAAACTGGGAGCTGTTGGCAGCCACGCCGTGGCAAACCTATACGGTGGCGATCGGCTTGGGTCTTTTTGGTATTGCGATTGCCTTCACAATTGCAAAGCTCCTAAAGCTCCACCCGATGAACGTTCGAACAATCGCTCTAGAGACCGGTATTCAGAACGGACCACTGGCACTTGCAATCGTGCTTTTGACTTTCGGTGGAACTCCAAACGTTGGGCTGATTCTTATCGTCCCAGCCCTCTACTCACTGTTCATCGTGCTGGTTTCGACTGCTGTCACCTTCTGGTTCCGCCGCGCAAATGTGGCCGAAGAGCAGAAAATTCCAAACCTTCTCTAG
- a CDS encoding phosphotriesterase, translating to MTIVRSVTGDVDSADLGICLPHEHILNDVRSWWSPTSQIGVDSEWFKNAAVSHEISWELKQDPFGNLSNCVMDDSELAIRELKMFESLGGVSVLEATSVSIGRDLPRLRDISVATGLTIIAGTGFYLDSSQPEKIKRMSREEIADIMRLDLEIGVDGVRPGFIGEIGVSADFTDAERRSLEAACMVQLEAKLPMQVHLPGWFRLGHQVLDVCEGMGVNPESVVLCHMGPSGSDAKYQLSLARRGAWIQYDMVGMELYYADQSVQCPSDEENALNILGLSDAGHANQILISQDIFLKSLLRSNGGPGFSHILQYFVPRLIRHGASNDLIQQFLVTNPRTMFEKAKGE from the coding sequence GTGACAATCGTAAGGTCGGTCACTGGAGACGTAGATTCTGCTGATCTTGGGATTTGCCTCCCACACGAGCACATTCTCAATGACGTCAGGTCCTGGTGGTCTCCAACCAGCCAGATTGGTGTGGATAGCGAGTGGTTCAAAAACGCGGCAGTTTCCCACGAGATTTCATGGGAACTGAAGCAGGACCCTTTCGGGAATTTATCTAATTGCGTGATGGATGATTCCGAGCTTGCAATCAGAGAACTAAAGATGTTCGAAAGCCTTGGGGGGGTGAGCGTCCTTGAGGCAACCTCGGTTAGCATCGGTAGGGATTTGCCGAGACTTCGGGACATAAGCGTCGCCACTGGTCTGACGATAATAGCGGGTACGGGTTTTTATCTAGACAGCTCTCAGCCCGAGAAGATTAAACGCATGTCCCGCGAAGAAATAGCTGACATCATGCGGCTGGATCTCGAGATCGGCGTTGACGGGGTTCGTCCAGGATTCATCGGAGAAATCGGCGTAAGCGCTGATTTCACGGATGCTGAACGCCGCAGCCTTGAAGCTGCCTGCATGGTGCAATTGGAGGCGAAGCTTCCCATGCAAGTTCACCTACCGGGTTGGTTTAGATTGGGGCATCAAGTGCTTGACGTCTGCGAGGGCATGGGCGTTAATCCTGAGTCAGTTGTGCTTTGTCACATGGGGCCCTCCGGCTCTGATGCTAAATACCAGCTCTCTCTAGCCCGACGAGGCGCATGGATTCAGTACGACATGGTGGGAATGGAACTTTACTATGCCGATCAATCGGTGCAGTGCCCTTCCGACGAAGAAAATGCACTCAACATATTGGGCCTTAGCGACGCTGGACACGCAAACCAGATTCTGATATCGCAAGATATCTTTCTTAAGTCACTTTTGCGCTCAAACGGTGGGCCGGGTTTTTCTCACATATTGCAGTACTTCGTGCCACGACTAATCCGACATGGCGCGTCAAATGACCTAATTCAACAATTTCTAGTGACCAATCCACGAACAATGTTCGAGAAAGCAAAAGGAGAATGA
- a CDS encoding glycosyltransferase → MTKNIKVVMACDTFAPDINGAARFAERLAGGLVRNGHEVHIIAASQDSFSGMRIEQHDGVDLFVHRMRSHRVPQHASARFTAFWGLKRNIRRILNEVQPTAVHIQSHLLMGRFTLWALAGSGTRVIATNHVMPENLIKYSFLPKFLHNWARRVVWKDAGKILRKVDVVTTPTRRAAELLENSSGLSGVLAISCGINAARFANSTPTSNKNPMFLFLGRLDDEKRIPTMLRAVASLTEYPNIKVELVGDGSERGRLQVLARELGIEGRVKFLGHISDDDLPSTYERCTAFVMPSIAELQSIATMEAMASGRPVIGADAMALPHLVHDGDNGYLFPPDDVPALAERMKRILQADDQELLRLSENSLHLIRAHDIVRTVSIFEDLYRGIGEDAPTTADNEGSYSEPIGRLSESIRERLHEFRSDAERLRKRAGDLSHDAKERFGEVREEVREQLSEIRTEVERAAKKLRRKKDD, encoded by the coding sequence ATGACTAAAAACATAAAGGTCGTCATGGCCTGCGACACCTTCGCCCCCGACATTAATGGGGCGGCGAGATTTGCAGAGCGCCTAGCAGGCGGCTTGGTTCGCAATGGTCACGAAGTTCACATCATCGCGGCGAGTCAGGACTCATTCAGTGGGATGCGGATTGAGCAGCATGATGGGGTGGATTTATTTGTGCATCGCATGCGTAGCCATCGGGTGCCCCAGCACGCCAGTGCTAGGTTTACCGCCTTTTGGGGGCTGAAGAGAAATATTAGAAGGATTTTGAATGAGGTTCAGCCGACGGCGGTTCATATTCAGTCTCATTTACTGATGGGCCGCTTCACGCTCTGGGCGCTTGCTGGCAGCGGAACTCGAGTTATTGCTACGAACCACGTGATGCCTGAAAATCTAATCAAATACTCTTTTCTCCCTAAGTTTCTGCACAATTGGGCTCGGCGAGTTGTTTGGAAGGATGCCGGGAAAATTCTTCGGAAGGTTGATGTCGTAACCACTCCGACAAGACGAGCAGCCGAATTATTAGAAAACTCTTCCGGCCTTAGCGGAGTTTTGGCTATTAGTTGCGGAATAAATGCCGCCAGATTTGCCAACAGCACTCCGACCAGCAATAAGAATCCAATGTTCTTGTTTCTGGGTCGCCTGGATGACGAAAAACGAATTCCAACAATGCTTCGCGCTGTCGCATCTCTAACTGAATATCCCAACATCAAAGTTGAGCTAGTTGGAGATGGCTCCGAGCGCGGTCGCTTGCAGGTCCTAGCAAGAGAACTAGGAATCGAAGGCCGGGTTAAGTTCTTAGGACACATTTCAGATGATGACCTACCTTCAACCTATGAGCGCTGCACGGCTTTTGTCATGCCATCCATCGCCGAACTCCAATCAATCGCGACTATGGAGGCTATGGCCTCGGGCAGGCCAGTCATCGGTGCGGACGCCATGGCCCTGCCCCACCTGGTTCACGACGGCGATAACGGTTATCTTTTTCCTCCCGATGACGTGCCCGCCCTTGCGGAGCGAATGAAGCGTATTTTGCAGGCCGATGATCAGGAGTTATTGAGGCTCAGCGAAAACTCACTGCACTTGATTCGGGCCCACGACATTGTGCGAACGGTCAGCATTTTCGAAGACCTGTATCGCGGGATTGGTGAGGATGCCCCAACCACTGCGGACAACGAGGGCTCTTACTCCGAACCGATTGGGCGCTTGAGTGAATCAATCAGAGAGCGACTTCACGAGTTCCGCTCCGATGCCGAAAGGTTGCGCAAGAGGGCTGGTGACTTGAGTCATGATGCTAAAGAGCGTTTCGGGGAGGTGCGCGAAGAGGTTCGTGAGCAGCTCAGTGAAATTAGAACTGAAGTGGAAAGAGCTGCGAAGAAGCTCAGGCGCAAAAAAGACGACTAG
- a CDS encoding glutamine amidotransferase produces MIKVLLAGETWISESTHHKGFDSFTSVTFHSGADAYIKALTSKGISVHHMAAHDIPQQFPKTAMELSEFDVIVLSDIGANSFQLPPETWLEGKSSPDRLAVLAQWVHDGGALMMAGGYLSFQGFQARANFARSAIAPALPVDMVDYDDRVEASSGAFVHPVGEGMLAAFLTSDAPVLLGYNRVTARIGSTVHATVGEDVLIATSEYGKGRTLVWTSDIGPHWCPNEFVDWPGYGPLMAGMIQWLAGTEAAN; encoded by the coding sequence ATGATTAAAGTACTACTGGCAGGTGAAACCTGGATTTCTGAGTCCACTCATCACAAGGGCTTTGATAGCTTTACCAGCGTGACTTTCCACTCTGGCGCGGATGCATACATCAAAGCCCTTACTTCCAAGGGCATTTCTGTTCATCACATGGCAGCCCATGACATCCCCCAACAGTTTCCCAAGACGGCTATGGAACTCTCCGAGTTCGACGTAATAGTACTTTCTGATATTGGGGCTAACTCATTTCAGCTTCCGCCAGAAACATGGCTTGAAGGGAAATCGAGTCCCGATCGCCTAGCTGTGTTGGCTCAATGGGTTCATGACGGAGGAGCACTAATGATGGCCGGGGGGTACCTGAGCTTTCAAGGCTTCCAGGCAAGAGCAAACTTCGCACGCTCAGCAATAGCACCGGCGCTTCCAGTGGACATGGTTGACTACGATGACAGAGTGGAGGCATCGTCTGGGGCGTTCGTTCACCCGGTCGGAGAAGGCATGTTAGCGGCTTTTCTAACTTCTGATGCACCAGTTTTGCTTGGTTACAACAGAGTTACTGCTCGAATAGGATCCACAGTTCATGCCACAGTGGGTGAAGATGTGCTAATCGCCACATCCGAATATGGCAAGGGTAGAACGTTGGTCTGGACTAGCGATATCGGTCCTCACTGGTGTCCGAATGAATTTGTCGATTGGCCCGGCTATGGGCCGTTGATGGCGGGAATGATTCAGTGGCTTGCAGGCACAGAGGCGGCCAACTGA
- a CDS encoding ribokinase encodes MISNPKPEVLVVGSVNADVSYMMPDLPGPGETVLSTLRLDAPGGKGANQAAALAILGIDVEFISAVGDDESGRTLLDGLKIAGVGVSGVAKIGNETTGSAVILVSDSGENSIVVHAGANSALTSEHVRIAVSGMNPRIVISQLEIPLRAVLEASKVEGSTFILNPAPMPKSSTELELILKSVDILVPNRTELASLAGKPLPKSIKEVVACAQSLDFGGQLIVTLGAEGALVFAEGVRGTHRVVSAPKVNAVDTSGAGDAFCAALAAGLAQGLDIIQATARACEFAAWTTTQHGAQVSAGMHIKPELYFS; translated from the coding sequence TTGATAAGTAACCCAAAGCCGGAAGTTCTTGTTGTGGGTTCGGTGAATGCCGACGTCTCTTACATGATGCCAGATCTGCCAGGGCCTGGTGAAACAGTGCTCAGTACTCTCCGACTGGATGCGCCTGGCGGGAAGGGCGCTAACCAGGCTGCGGCACTCGCAATTCTTGGAATTGATGTCGAGTTCATCTCGGCAGTGGGTGATGACGAATCCGGACGCACGCTCTTAGACGGTCTGAAAATTGCAGGGGTAGGCGTTAGCGGCGTGGCCAAGATTGGGAACGAAACCACCGGATCCGCTGTGATCCTGGTCAGCGACTCCGGCGAAAACTCCATAGTCGTGCACGCCGGAGCCAACAGCGCCCTCACATCGGAGCACGTGCGGATTGCAGTCAGTGGCATGAATCCCCGCATAGTGATCAGTCAATTAGAGATACCATTGCGAGCGGTCCTAGAGGCCAGCAAGGTTGAGGGTTCCACATTTATTCTCAACCCAGCACCGATGCCAAAATCAAGCACTGAACTAGAGCTGATACTCAAGTCGGTAGACATACTGGTTCCGAACCGAACAGAGTTGGCAAGCCTCGCGGGTAAACCTCTCCCCAAAAGCATTAAAGAAGTGGTCGCATGCGCGCAATCTCTAGATTTTGGCGGCCAGTTGATTGTGACCCTTGGCGCAGAAGGTGCCCTTGTATTCGCAGAAGGAGTGCGCGGAACACATCGAGTCGTGAGTGCCCCTAAGGTCAATGCAGTTGACACTAGTGGCGCTGGAGATGCGTTCTGTGCGGCACTGGCTGCTGGCTTAGCTCAGGGCCTGGACATCATCCAAGCAACCGCCCGAGCGTGCGAGTTTGCAGCCTGGACTACTACTCAACATGGAGCACAAGTTTCAGCTGGAATGCACATTAAACCTGAGCTTTATTTCAGTTAG
- a CDS encoding M20 family metallopeptidase produces MVLRKDVTNLWKHPAPEVWENMVRHRRHLHKHPEVGIDLPDTHLYVLQELEGMGFLPEFHLGAGISVVIPGTAREALPIIFRADMDALPIEEASGSNFRSVRQGAMHACGHDLHTAVLLGVAQDLIARPSARDVILVFQPGEESDRGAVKTLLHENLQIDDAEVFAIHVNAVLPSGTIALRYGTFMAAGDWFRLEIIGKGGHASAPELVGNPIRLGSLFVEGLHALAHELSTVNLRVVATTTEFLAGNAVNVIPTHGSLRGTLRTVSQSQQEELHSRMRELANKLGRDYELSASLSITKGYPPVVSDDAFMEQLIRIIIEQEFPSVQRLLAPSMVIEDFSYFLKRWPGAMVYIGAAVGDDPSFNHSAQAEFDEEAMKTGFALFRALAPGPN; encoded by the coding sequence ATGGTTTTACGTAAGGACGTGACGAACTTGTGGAAACATCCAGCTCCCGAAGTGTGGGAAAACATGGTTCGTCATAGGCGTCATCTGCACAAGCACCCTGAAGTTGGAATTGACCTTCCTGATACTCATCTATACGTATTACAAGAGCTTGAGGGCATGGGATTTTTGCCAGAGTTTCATCTTGGTGCAGGCATCTCAGTCGTAATCCCTGGAACGGCCCGGGAAGCATTGCCAATTATCTTTCGCGCAGACATGGATGCGCTGCCTATAGAGGAGGCTTCAGGATCGAATTTTCGATCTGTTCGGCAGGGGGCAATGCATGCATGCGGTCACGATCTCCATACTGCGGTGTTGTTGGGTGTCGCCCAGGATCTAATTGCAAGGCCAAGTGCAAGAGATGTAATCCTGGTTTTCCAGCCGGGCGAGGAGTCAGATCGTGGTGCAGTGAAAACTTTATTGCATGAGAATTTGCAAATTGACGATGCGGAAGTTTTCGCTATTCACGTTAACGCAGTGCTGCCATCGGGAACAATTGCTCTTAGATACGGAACATTTATGGCGGCGGGGGACTGGTTTCGACTTGAGATTATTGGCAAAGGGGGTCACGCAAGTGCCCCGGAACTTGTCGGGAATCCGATAAGGCTAGGTTCTTTGTTCGTCGAAGGGCTGCACGCTCTCGCGCATGAATTGAGCACCGTCAATCTCAGGGTTGTGGCAACTACAACTGAATTTCTTGCGGGAAATGCCGTTAATGTGATTCCGACCCACGGCTCATTACGGGGCACTTTGAGAACGGTCAGCCAGAGCCAGCAGGAGGAGCTTCACTCTCGCATGCGAGAGCTCGCAAACAAGCTCGGGCGCGACTACGAGCTCTCTGCTTCGCTCAGTATCACTAAGGGATACCCGCCGGTGGTCTCAGATGATGCATTCATGGAGCAACTTATCAGAATCATAATCGAGCAAGAATTTCCAAGTGTGCAGAGGCTTCTAGCACCCTCGATGGTCATCGAGGATTTTTCTTATTTTTTGAAACGCTGGCCAGGTGCAATGGTTTACATCGGGGCAGCCGTTGGTGACGACCCCTCATTCAACCATTCTGCTCAAGCCGAATTCGACGAGGAGGCGATGAAAACTGGATTTGCACTGTTCAGAGCCCTTGCCCCGGGTCCTAACTGA